One part of the Actinotignum schaalii genome encodes these proteins:
- the garR gene encoding 2-hydroxy-3-oxopropionate reductase produces MKIGFIGLGIMGKPMAKNLLKAGHELFVNDHNAEAVAEVVEAGATAVANGKEAAEKADLVITMLPNSPHVKAVALGEGGIIEGAREGLIYVDMSSIAPLASREVAAGLAKAGVRMLDAPVSGGEPKAIDGTMSVMVGGEEELFNEVKDVLGVMAGDVTYVGPIGAGNIAKLANQAIVAINIAACAEAFTMAQKAGVDPEAVYRAIRGGLAGSTVMDAKVPMMLARNFKPGFRINLHIKDLNNVMDTGHGVNSALPLTAQVREMMSVLEGDDHAGEDHSSLVRFYEKLANIELHPGLPE; encoded by the coding sequence ATGAAGATCGGATTTATCGGTCTTGGCATTATGGGCAAGCCCATGGCGAAGAACCTCCTCAAGGCCGGCCACGAACTCTTCGTGAACGACCACAATGCCGAAGCTGTTGCCGAGGTGGTGGAAGCCGGAGCGACCGCCGTTGCCAATGGTAAGGAAGCGGCGGAGAAGGCCGACCTGGTCATCACCATGCTTCCGAATTCCCCCCACGTCAAGGCGGTTGCCCTGGGCGAAGGCGGCATTATCGAAGGGGCTCGCGAAGGGCTCATTTACGTTGATATGTCCTCCATCGCGCCCCTCGCCTCGCGCGAAGTGGCCGCGGGCCTGGCCAAGGCCGGCGTGCGGATGCTGGATGCCCCGGTCTCCGGCGGCGAACCGAAGGCCATTGACGGCACCATGTCCGTGATGGTCGGCGGCGAAGAAGAGCTCTTCAACGAGGTCAAGGACGTGCTCGGCGTGATGGCCGGGGACGTGACCTACGTGGGGCCCATCGGGGCCGGCAATATTGCCAAGCTGGCCAACCAGGCCATCGTGGCGATCAATATTGCCGCCTGTGCCGAAGCCTTCACCATGGCCCAGAAGGCCGGGGTGGATCCGGAAGCCGTGTACCGCGCCATCCGCGGCGGCCTGGCCGGCTCCACGGTGATGGACGCCAAGGTTCCCATGATGCTGGCCCGCAATTTCAAGCCGGGCTTCCGCATCAACCTCCATATTAAGGACCTCAATAACGTCATGGACACCGGCCACGGGGTCAATTCCGCGCTTCCGCTCACCGCCCAGGTGCGCGAGATGATGTCGGTACTCGAGGGCGATGACCATGCCGGTGAGGACCACTCCTCCCTTGTGCGCTTCTACGAGAAGCTCGCGAATATCGAGCTGCACCCGGGCCTGCCCGAGTAA
- a CDS encoding enolase C-terminal domain-like protein, translating to MSVPTIKKIDVYPVAGHDCMELNLSGAHGPYFTRNVVVMEDSSGNVGIGEVPGGEKITRTIEDAKDIVLGRSLADYNNFLREVGERFADRDAGGRGLQTFDLRTTVHAVTALEAATLDLFGQFLNVPVAALLGEGQQRDQVRALGYLFYVGDPDKTDLPYLREKDSDVEWYRIRHEEALTPEAIVKFAEATHDLYGFQDFKLKGGVLEGAEEMKAIVALKERFPEARITLDPNGAWSLKEAIELCKDKVGILTYAEDPCGAENGFSGREILNEFRKATGLPTATNMVNTDWRQMTHSLTLQSVDIPLADPHFWTMRGSVRVAQLCHDMGMTWGCHSNNHFDISLAQIAHCGAAAPGEYNALDTHWIWQEGVERLTKEPLKIVDGKLTIPQRPGLGIEPDMDQILAAHELYKEKVEGGGARNDAIGMQYLIPGWKFDNKKPALVR from the coding sequence ATGTCAGTTCCCACAATTAAGAAAATCGATGTTTACCCGGTTGCCGGCCACGACTGCATGGAACTCAACCTCTCGGGCGCGCACGGCCCCTACTTCACCCGTAACGTGGTGGTGATGGAAGATTCCAGCGGAAACGTTGGCATTGGCGAAGTCCCCGGCGGTGAGAAAATTACCCGCACCATCGAGGACGCCAAAGATATTGTGCTGGGGCGTTCCCTCGCCGATTACAATAATTTCCTGCGCGAAGTGGGCGAGCGCTTCGCGGATCGCGATGCCGGCGGGCGCGGCCTGCAAACCTTCGACCTGCGCACCACCGTCCACGCCGTCACCGCGCTGGAAGCAGCCACCCTGGATCTTTTCGGCCAGTTCCTCAACGTGCCGGTAGCCGCGCTCCTGGGCGAAGGCCAGCAGCGCGACCAGGTGCGGGCCCTCGGCTACCTCTTCTACGTGGGCGACCCGGATAAAACGGACCTGCCCTACCTGCGCGAAAAGGATTCGGATGTGGAATGGTACCGCATCCGCCACGAAGAAGCCCTCACCCCCGAAGCGATCGTGAAATTCGCGGAAGCCACCCACGATCTCTACGGATTCCAGGACTTCAAGCTCAAGGGCGGCGTGCTGGAAGGCGCCGAAGAAATGAAGGCCATTGTGGCCCTCAAGGAACGCTTCCCCGAGGCCCGCATCACCCTCGACCCCAACGGCGCGTGGTCCCTTAAGGAAGCCATCGAGCTGTGCAAGGACAAGGTCGGCATCCTCACCTACGCCGAGGATCCCTGCGGTGCGGAAAATGGCTTCTCCGGCCGTGAGATCCTCAACGAGTTCCGCAAGGCCACCGGCCTGCCCACCGCCACCAATATGGTTAACACCGACTGGCGCCAGATGACCCACTCGCTGACCCTGCAATCCGTGGACATCCCGCTGGCCGACCCGCACTTCTGGACGATGCGCGGCTCGGTGCGCGTGGCCCAGCTCTGCCACGATATGGGCATGACCTGGGGCTGCCACTCCAATAACCACTTCGATATTTCCCTGGCCCAGATCGCCCACTGCGGCGCGGCGGCCCCGGGCGAATACAATGCGCTGGATACCCACTGGATCTGGCAGGAAGGCGTGGAGCGCCTCACCAAGGAACCGCTGAAGATCGTGGACGGCAAGCTCACGATCCCGCAGCGCCCGGGCCTGGGCATCGAGCCCGATATGGACCAGATCCTCGCGGCGCACGAACTCTACAAGGAGAAGGTGGAAGGCGGCGGGGCGCGCAACGACGCCATCGGCATGCAGTACCTCATCCCCGGCTGGAAGTTCGACAATAAGAAGCCAGCACTGGTGCGCTAA
- a CDS encoding gluconate:H+ symporter, translating into MPLVILALGIALLLFLMIVLKMNGFIALVIVSVVVGMAQGMPLLATVDDKGEKVKGLLDVIQSGVGGQTGKLVLLLGFGAMLGVFMADMGAANRLATTMINKFGIKHSQLAIVIVSFLVGVVLFYETAFVIIIPIVFAVCRAYKIPVMWLAMPMAIALSTMHSFLPPHPGPSAVANMYDASIGLTMLYGLIFAIPLGAVVAIMWPRLPFVKSVTARPPAGLVNEKEWTDEEMPGFWASLCITALPVILIGGHAILEVTLGHEHAVTKVMAFIGHDWFALMISLLVAVAYFGLVRKVAMDKIMASCAASVKSIAMIVFIIGGGGAFAAVLKNGGISDYILSITENLSLSPIIIAWLIAALMRVALGSASVAVVAAAGIAVPMIAGGGVSPEIMTLATACGSIMASHVNDPGFWMFKEFLGLSVAETIKVRTTYTSLLSVLGLGACLLLSLVVPV; encoded by the coding sequence ATGCCACTAGTAATCCTCGCACTTGGCATTGCTCTTCTCCTGTTCCTCATGATCGTGCTGAAGATGAATGGCTTTATTGCCCTCGTCATCGTCTCGGTCGTGGTGGGCATGGCGCAGGGTATGCCTCTCCTGGCAACCGTCGACGATAAGGGTGAGAAGGTCAAGGGACTCCTTGACGTCATCCAATCGGGCGTGGGCGGGCAGACCGGTAAACTCGTGCTGCTCCTCGGCTTCGGCGCCATGCTCGGCGTTTTCATGGCGGATATGGGCGCGGCGAACCGCCTCGCCACCACCATGATCAACAAGTTCGGAATCAAGCATTCCCAGCTCGCGATTGTTATCGTGTCCTTCCTCGTGGGTGTTGTGCTCTTCTACGAGACCGCCTTCGTCATCATCATCCCCATCGTCTTCGCCGTGTGCCGGGCTTACAAGATCCCGGTTATGTGGCTGGCGATGCCCATGGCGATCGCGCTGTCCACGATGCACTCCTTCCTCCCGCCCCACCCGGGCCCCTCGGCCGTGGCGAATATGTACGACGCCTCTATCGGCCTGACCATGTTGTACGGCCTTATCTTCGCCATTCCGCTGGGCGCCGTGGTCGCGATCATGTGGCCGCGCCTGCCCTTCGTCAAGTCCGTGACCGCCCGCCCGCCGGCCGGCCTGGTCAACGAAAAGGAATGGACCGACGAAGAAATGCCGGGCTTCTGGGCCTCGCTGTGCATCACCGCCCTCCCGGTTATCCTCATCGGCGGGCACGCCATCCTCGAGGTGACCCTGGGCCACGAGCACGCGGTCACCAAGGTGATGGCCTTCATCGGCCACGACTGGTTCGCCCTCATGATCTCACTCCTGGTGGCGGTGGCCTACTTCGGCCTGGTCCGCAAGGTGGCGATGGATAAGATCATGGCGTCCTGCGCGGCTTCGGTGAAGTCCATCGCGATGATTGTGTTCATCATCGGCGGTGGCGGCGCCTTCGCGGCCGTGCTCAAGAACGGCGGCATCTCCGATTACATTCTTTCCATTACCGAAAACCTCAGCCTTTCCCCGATTATTATCGCCTGGCTTATTGCCGCGCTTATGCGCGTGGCCCTCGGTTCGGCTTCGGTGGCCGTGGTGGCCGCGGCCGGTATCGCGGTGCCGATGATCGCCGGCGGCGGGGTGAGCCCCGAAATTATGACCCTGGCAACCGCGTGCGGTTCCATTATGGCCTCGCACGTGAACGACCCCGGGTTCTGGATGTTCAAGGAATTCCTCGGGCTCTCGGTGGCGGAAACCATTAAGGTCCGCACCACCTACACCTCCCTGCTTTCCGTGCTCGGCCTGGGCGCCTGCCTGTTGCTGAGCCTCGTGGTTCCGGTTTAA
- a CDS encoding glycerate kinase: protein MTPHGETVDTSVKGSAMKIVCCPDSFKESMTAARAAAALAAGARRAIPDAQCVEVPMADGGEGFARAIADALGARVVTLPVAGVRGATVTAELALAGQRAIFESAAAVGLDQLRPEERDIRRSDSTGVGQLIARALDEGATEILVGLGGSATNDGGAGMLAALGARFYDDAATELGTTPAEMVRLARADFSGLDPRLAGVTIRVACDVDNPLLGERGASAIYGPQKGASPEDVDFLDGVLRNFATVAGKMDVQETPGAGAAGGLGFAFLLLGASLESGVDLVMETVGLAEAMAGADLVLTGEGAMDRQTLMGKTLSGVARLAAAAGGVPIIAFAGKLGEGVEDLYEHGFVGLVPIVDRPCTLDEALAEGAANLENAAERALRLYAAGQRA from the coding sequence ATGACTCCGCACGGCGAAACCGTAGATACCAGCGTGAAAGGCTCTGCCATGAAAATTGTGTGCTGCCCCGATAGCTTCAAAGAATCCATGACGGCGGCCCGGGCGGCCGCGGCGCTCGCGGCCGGGGCGCGGCGGGCTATTCCCGATGCGCAATGCGTGGAGGTCCCCATGGCGGACGGCGGCGAAGGTTTCGCCCGCGCCATTGCCGATGCGCTGGGTGCCCGGGTTGTTACGCTCCCGGTGGCAGGGGTGCGCGGGGCTACCGTGACGGCCGAGCTGGCGCTCGCGGGGCAGCGCGCCATTTTTGAAAGCGCCGCCGCGGTTGGGCTGGACCAGCTGCGCCCCGAGGAACGCGATATTCGCCGCTCGGATAGCACCGGGGTGGGGCAGCTTATTGCGCGGGCGCTTGACGAGGGCGCCACCGAAATTTTGGTGGGCCTGGGTGGTTCCGCCACGAACGACGGCGGTGCCGGGATGCTCGCCGCACTCGGCGCACGTTTTTACGACGACGCCGCCACGGAGCTGGGCACCACCCCGGCGGAAATGGTGCGGCTGGCGCGTGCGGATTTCAGCGGTCTGGATCCGCGCCTGGCCGGCGTGACCATCCGGGTGGCCTGCGATGTGGATAATCCGCTGCTCGGCGAGCGCGGGGCTTCCGCGATTTACGGGCCGCAGAAGGGTGCTTCACCGGAGGATGTGGACTTCCTGGACGGGGTGCTGCGTAATTTTGCGACCGTCGCCGGGAAGATGGATGTGCAGGAGACGCCGGGTGCGGGGGCGGCCGGCGGGCTAGGCTTTGCGTTTTTGCTGCTGGGTGCCAGCCTGGAATCCGGGGTGGATCTGGTCATGGAAACCGTAGGGCTGGCCGAGGCGATGGCCGGCGCGGATCTGGTTCTTACCGGGGAGGGCGCTATGGATCGCCAAACCCTCATGGGCAAAACGCTTTCCGGGGTGGCGCGGCTCGCCGCGGCGGCTGGTGGCGTACCGATTATTGCTTTCGCGGGGAAGCTCGGGGAAGGCGTCGAGGATCTGTACGAGCACGGTTTTGTTGGTCTGGTGCCGATTGTTGATCGGCCCTGCACGCTCGATGAGGCGCTCGCGGAGGGCGCAGCGAACCTAGAAAACGCCGCCGAGCGCGCCCTGCGCCTCTACGCTGCCGGCCAGCGAGCATAA
- a CDS encoding LutC/YkgG family protein: MTSARDEIFARIRSALGDVPSQDPEESAISWEYNQPTAIEGDIVDYFLELVADYKAEVERVEPEAVPAAIVAHLHAIGARSVVLPAGLDSAWRAAIAADGFQIYDDANLSARQLNEIDAVVTAAAVGVANTGTFAMDHRADQGRRALTLVPDAHVCVLRADQVVSNTPEAMTRLQDSVRDGQPITFVAGPSATSDIELSRVEGVHGPRQLHVLVAG, encoded by the coding sequence ATGACCTCGGCACGTGATGAGATTTTCGCGCGGATTCGCTCCGCGCTCGGCGATGTGCCCAGCCAGGATCCGGAAGAATCCGCGATCAGCTGGGAATACAACCAGCCCACCGCCATCGAGGGCGACATCGTGGATTATTTCCTCGAGCTCGTGGCCGATTACAAGGCCGAGGTGGAGCGGGTGGAACCGGAAGCGGTCCCGGCGGCTATCGTCGCGCACCTGCACGCGATTGGCGCGCGTTCCGTGGTGCTTCCCGCGGGGCTGGATTCCGCGTGGCGCGCGGCTATTGCGGCGGATGGTTTCCAGATATACGACGACGCTAACCTGAGCGCCCGCCAACTCAACGAGATTGATGCGGTGGTGACGGCCGCCGCTGTCGGGGTGGCCAATACCGGTACGTTCGCGATGGATCATCGCGCTGACCAGGGCCGGCGTGCGCTCACTCTGGTACCCGATGCGCATGTGTGCGTGCTGCGTGCCGATCAGGTTGTTTCCAATACTCCCGAGGCGATGACTCGGCTCCAGGATTCGGTGCGCGATGGCCAGCCGATTACCTTCGTGGCCGGGCCGTCCGCCACCTCGGATATCGAGCTGAGCCGCGTGGAAGGCGTGCACGGCCCGCGCCAGCTGCACGTGCTGGTCGCCGGCTAA
- the dapA gene encoding 4-hydroxy-tetrahydrodipicolinate synthase gives MEFHAEGVIPALVTPLDREGNLLEQGLRDVIDYTITNGVHGIFVLGSSGEIYGLDNAQKRRVVEIAVEQANGRVPVYAGASEITTRDCIKTAHMVQEVGGVSALSVLTPYFMTPTQSELVEHYKNIAAETDLPILVYSNPGRTQVPVALKTMLELVDVPNIIGIKDSAGNLTLTGDYIRELPDDFDVIMGRDTLIYPALCLGAAGAIASTANIAPKLVSSIYNEYRAGNRERALELQNALSPLRNLVDVATFPVVLKEGLRMAGVEAGYCFAPARELAPEFRPALEKAVEAVTNI, from the coding sequence ATGGAGTTCCATGCAGAAGGCGTGATTCCCGCTCTCGTCACTCCCTTAGATCGCGAAGGAAACTTGCTGGAGCAGGGTCTGCGCGACGTCATTGACTACACGATTACCAACGGCGTGCATGGTATTTTCGTGCTCGGCAGCTCCGGCGAAATTTACGGCCTCGATAATGCCCAAAAGCGCCGCGTTGTTGAAATTGCCGTGGAGCAGGCCAATGGCCGGGTCCCGGTCTACGCCGGCGCCTCGGAAATTACCACGCGCGATTGCATTAAAACCGCGCATATGGTCCAGGAAGTGGGCGGGGTATCCGCTCTGTCGGTCCTCACCCCCTACTTCATGACCCCCACCCAGTCCGAACTGGTCGAACACTATAAGAACATCGCGGCGGAAACCGATCTGCCCATCCTGGTGTACTCCAATCCGGGCCGCACCCAGGTCCCGGTGGCCCTGAAGACGATGCTCGAACTGGTGGATGTCCCCAATATCATCGGCATCAAGGATTCGGCCGGGAACCTCACCCTGACCGGGGACTATATCCGCGAACTCCCCGATGACTTCGATGTGATTATGGGCCGCGATACCCTCATCTACCCGGCCCTGTGCCTGGGAGCCGCCGGCGCCATCGCCTCCACCGCGAATATTGCGCCCAAGCTCGTTTCCAGCATTTACAACGAATACCGCGCCGGCAACCGCGAACGCGCCCTCGAATTGCAAAATGCGCTCTCGCCGCTGCGCAACCTCGTGGACGTGGCCACCTTCCCGGTGGTCCTCAAAGAAGGCCTGCGCATGGCGGGTGTGGAAGCGGGCTACTGCTTCGCACCGGCCCGTGAACTTGCTCCCGAATTCCGCCCGGCGCTCGAAAAGGCCGTCGAAGCGGTCACCAATATCTAA
- a CDS encoding Cna B-type domain-containing protein, whose protein sequence is MPRRLLPGRNPRPLSTRQPRSRALLSFLAVLFLILGSLIWITPGPARAADAGDTSATADTSTASDTSPAADAASSPRAVVQCSQDPNDLTCPEALLTQRISEAGTTPTRIILGATDTMLTQTLKIPAGADIELVNGARAPWGTTTSGLNREDGFTGTMVQVPAGAALTFDNYDGGTFHLLSRGEWVPGGGTLLDVRGSLTINGGEFSGVRGAKQTYQGAITVSGKDASFTLNGGKVTDNHRELANPGAVQYGAANIAVTEGATFVMNGGEVSKGKARVIDSQGYGEVGGIGLYKGGNVTINGGTITENSGFAGGMVAFTWLWSKSDATPENSARTRGYITVNGGTISRNRASFSGGGILAFGNADITMNAGTIDSNNAPNGGGVGTFNLYTWGADGTWQEIPGDGMNWGFTREQWTELSPGGFTMNGGTISNNSSWRTGGGVNVVSNKVLLNGGTISGNRAGQQGGGVYVATANYTLHLADTLVTENAASGIGGGIWTCPTGNVEVHVDNGAAVFGNTAKRYGADLAHDNLGSVSSAPVWLSDSIIGGGLVDYYQDNEGARFDPASLTLPADQRPYPQLVKGRRISNEGFAAAVSDPAKNAARGAARLVITGNAAPRGAGIGTNGSVIFGTWGRAQATVTKQWFYETTTPPAGNAPSPVPARPSDIASSSVSMRLVSDTSTELLNPQVVHEFSVTAGEEWTKSFTDLPIRNDTGEFYVYAVQELDGTGKVLKTKVLEPSQLLVQRGEELPARPKLAEGMAPPEVWFLGKVANEVPVPVDITVTKQWAYRDSNDPVPGAAQPEQVEFELLRDTSAEFTHPEVVQTFTVTKADNWTRTLTGLPRANAEGVAYVYGLREKEAGAGGAGAGDAGGAASPNAMAIVPVPAGPGTPEAPGTDGIIHRAVTVVNTLTPPPPTTPPTVPPTTEPPTPPTTPPVPPTTEPPVPPTTPPVPPTTEPPVPPTTPPAPPTTPPTTPPVPPTPSEPPTPPTVPPSTPPVTPPASTPPATPPSTPPGNPPRIVRTGSDARTGAALAGSALLAGLGILAWRRIRTDR, encoded by the coding sequence ATGCCGCGCCGCCTTTTACCCGGCCGAAATCCGCGCCCGCTCTCCACCCGCCAGCCGCGCTCCCGCGCGCTCCTGAGTTTCCTGGCGGTTCTCTTCCTTATTCTTGGCTCGCTCATATGGATCACTCCGGGGCCGGCCCGCGCCGCCGATGCCGGCGATACCAGCGCCACGGCCGATACCAGCACTGCCAGCGATACCAGCCCCGCGGCTGATGCGGCGTCGTCGCCGCGCGCCGTCGTGCAATGTTCGCAAGATCCCAATGACTTGACCTGTCCCGAAGCCCTCCTCACCCAGCGCATTAGCGAGGCCGGAACCACGCCCACCCGTATTATTTTGGGCGCCACGGACACGATGCTCACGCAAACCCTGAAGATTCCCGCCGGCGCGGATATCGAACTCGTCAATGGCGCCCGCGCCCCGTGGGGCACCACCACGTCGGGCCTCAACCGCGAGGATGGCTTCACCGGCACGATGGTGCAGGTGCCGGCAGGTGCCGCCCTCACTTTCGATAATTACGACGGCGGCACTTTCCACCTGCTCAGCCGCGGCGAATGGGTCCCGGGCGGCGGCACCCTTCTGGATGTGCGCGGCAGCCTCACGATTAACGGCGGGGAGTTCTCCGGGGTGCGCGGGGCGAAGCAGACCTACCAGGGCGCGATTACCGTCAGCGGGAAAGACGCCAGTTTCACCCTCAATGGCGGGAAAGTCACCGATAATCATCGTGAGCTGGCTAATCCCGGTGCCGTCCAGTACGGTGCTGCGAATATCGCGGTGACCGAGGGCGCCACCTTCGTGATGAACGGCGGGGAGGTCAGCAAGGGCAAAGCTCGCGTTATCGACTCTCAAGGGTACGGTGAAGTCGGCGGGATTGGCCTCTACAAAGGTGGGAACGTCACCATCAACGGCGGAACCATCACGGAAAATTCCGGTTTCGCGGGCGGGATGGTCGCGTTCACGTGGCTGTGGTCCAAATCGGATGCCACCCCCGAAAACTCCGCTCGCACCCGCGGCTATATCACGGTCAATGGCGGGACCATTTCGCGTAACCGCGCCTCGTTCTCCGGCGGCGGCATTCTCGCTTTCGGCAACGCGGATATCACTATGAACGCCGGCACCATCGATTCCAATAATGCCCCCAACGGTGGAGGCGTGGGAACGTTCAACCTCTACACCTGGGGTGCTGATGGCACCTGGCAGGAAATCCCCGGCGACGGCATGAACTGGGGTTTCACCCGTGAACAGTGGACCGAGCTTTCTCCGGGTGGTTTCACCATGAACGGCGGCACCATCTCGAATAATTCCAGCTGGCGCACCGGCGGCGGCGTGAACGTGGTTTCCAACAAGGTGCTACTCAATGGCGGCACGATCAGCGGCAATAGGGCAGGTCAGCAGGGCGGCGGCGTTTACGTTGCTACCGCCAATTACACGCTGCACCTCGCCGATACTCTGGTGACGGAAAACGCCGCTTCGGGAATTGGCGGCGGGATCTGGACCTGCCCCACCGGCAACGTGGAAGTCCACGTGGATAACGGCGCCGCTGTTTTCGGCAATACAGCCAAGCGCTACGGCGCGGACCTCGCCCACGATAACCTCGGTTCGGTCAGCTCTGCTCCGGTGTGGCTTTCGGATAGCATCATCGGCGGCGGCCTGGTGGATTACTACCAGGACAACGAAGGCGCCCGCTTCGATCCGGCCAGTCTCACACTGCCGGCGGACCAGCGGCCCTACCCGCAGCTCGTCAAGGGGCGCCGCATTTCAAACGAGGGCTTCGCCGCTGCGGTTTCCGATCCCGCTAAGAACGCGGCCCGCGGTGCCGCGCGCCTGGTCATTACGGGCAACGCCGCCCCGCGCGGTGCGGGTATCGGCACGAATGGCTCGGTTATTTTCGGCACGTGGGGTCGCGCGCAGGCAACGGTCACGAAGCAGTGGTTCTATGAAACGACGACGCCGCCAGCGGGCAACGCGCCCAGTCCGGTACCGGCTCGTCCTTCGGATATTGCCTCATCGAGCGTGTCGATGCGCCTGGTCTCCGATACGTCCACTGAGCTCCTGAATCCGCAGGTGGTGCATGAGTTCAGCGTGACGGCTGGCGAAGAGTGGACAAAGAGCTTCACCGATTTGCCCATCCGCAACGATACCGGGGAGTTTTATGTTTACGCGGTGCAGGAGCTGGATGGGACTGGCAAGGTCCTGAAAACCAAGGTGCTGGAGCCGTCGCAGCTGCTGGTGCAGCGTGGCGAAGAGTTGCCCGCACGGCCGAAGTTGGCGGAAGGCATGGCTCCGCCCGAGGTGTGGTTCCTCGGGAAGGTGGCTAATGAGGTGCCCGTACCGGTGGATATTACGGTGACGAAGCAGTGGGCCTACCGCGATTCGAACGATCCGGTGCCGGGTGCGGCACAGCCCGAGCAGGTGGAATTCGAGCTGCTGCGCGATACCAGCGCGGAGTTCACCCACCCCGAAGTGGTGCAGACCTTCACCGTGACGAAGGCCGATAACTGGACGCGCACCCTCACCGGGCTGCCCCGCGCCAATGCGGAGGGTGTGGCCTACGTGTACGGGCTGCGCGAGAAGGAAGCTGGCGCGGGTGGCGCTGGTGCTGGCGATGCCGGCGGCGCTGCCTCACCGAACGCCATGGCGATTGTGCCGGTTCCGGCCGGGCCTGGCACACCCGAAGCTCCCGGCACGGACGGCATTATTCATCGCGCGGTGACGGTAGTCAATACCCTGACCCCGCCTCCGCCGACAACGCCGCCTACGGTGCCACCCACGACGGAGCCTCCGACTCCTCCGACCACTCCCCCGGTACCGCCTACAACCGAGCCGCCGGTACCGCCGACCACTCCCCCGGTACCGCCTACAACCGAGCCGCCGGTACCGCCGACCACTCCCCCGGCACCGCCCACGACTCCGCCTACAACGCCGCCAGTGCCGCCCACTCCGAGTGAGCCACCGACGCCGCCCACGGTTCCGCCGAGTACACCTCCGGTGACGCCGCCGGCCAGCACGCCTCCGGCTACTCCGCCGAGCACTCCTCCCGGAAATCCGCCGCGGATTGTGCGCACCGGCAGCGACGCCCGCACCGGAGCAGCCCTCGCGGGCTCGGCGCTACTCGCCGGCCTCGGGATCCTGGCCTGGCGCCGCATCCGCACCGACCGCTAG